A single window of Zea mays cultivar B73 chromosome 10, Zm-B73-REFERENCE-NAM-5.0, whole genome shotgun sequence DNA harbors:
- the LOC103641531 gene encoding primary amine oxidase has protein sequence MDRSTSLLRLILLALGAALVLLVVRSAFRLPRGIDTPTTSLFDDEATAGSSCTRFAPWGCRQADRIKQKPPSHENDVPRHPLDPLTISEVNRARELLRAHPPFASSPSSMFVHSLALDEPDKPVVLSWRKGVDPLPPRRAVAVVRFRGEAFVLAIDLASGAVTPLPVPASGYPTMTMDEQVLLCYTPFRDPAFNATIQRHGVRLSDVACLPISLGWYGPSEENRRLIKIQCFSAEGTANFYMRPIEGLTVLVDMDTREVVRISDRGAGIPIPPAANTDYRYSRHMQDEGDDQQTAGFQKVRAPSMEPGPSSGPRVELVDGHTVRWGGWEFHLKADARAGMVVSRARVQDPGTGAHREVLYKGMASELFVPYMDPTEAWYFKTYMDAGEYGFGLQAMPLVPLNDCPRHARYLDGVFVAADGRPYVREKMICVFERYAGEVAWRHSESPITGLDIRESRPKVTLVARMVASVANYDYIMDWEFQMDGLVRIKVGLSGILMVKGTSYSHLSEARGNEGDMHGTLLSENVIGVIHDHYVTFRLDMDVDGADNSFVRVEMARQETGPGDESPRRSYLRATRRVAETEKDARVRLSLYHPAEFHVVNPAKKTRVGNPVGYKVVPAGTAASLLDPEDPPQKRGAFTNNQIWVTPYNKSEEWAGGLFVYQSKGEDTLDTWSERDRPIENKDLVLWYTLGFHHIPCQEDFPIMPTVSSSFDLKPVNFFESNPILKQRPTKEDDLPICTASTAA, from the exons ATGGATCGCTCCACCTCCCTGCTCCGGCTCATCTTGCTTGCTCTTGGCGCAGCCCTGGTGCTCCTCGTCGTCCGCTCCGCCTTCCGCCTCCCACGTGGAATCGACACACCCACCACCTCACTCTTCGATGACGAAGCCACCGCGGGCAGCAGCTGCACCCGGTTCGCGCCGTGGGGGTGCCGGCAAGCCGACCGGATTAAGCAGAAGCCGCCGTCGCACGAGAACGACGTGCCGCGGCACCCGCTCGACCCACTGACGATCAGCGAGGTAAACCGTGCGCGCGAGCTCCTCCGCGCGCACCCGCCGTTCGCATCGTCGCCGTCGTCCATGTTCGTGCACTCGCTCGCGCTCGACGAGCCGGACAAGCCCGTCGTCCTGAGCTGGCGGAAGGGCGTCGACCCGCTGCCCCCGCGGCGCGCGGTGGCGGTGGTCCGGTTCCGCGGTGAGGCCTTCGTCCTGGCCATTGACCTCGCCAGCGGCGCCGTGACTCCTCTGCCTGTCCCAGCTTCCGGGTACCCGACCATGACCATGGACGAGCAGGTGCTCCTCTGCTACACGCCTTTCAGGGACCCGGCGTTCAACGCGACCATCCAGCGGCACGGCGTCCGCCTGTCCGATGTCGCCTGCCTGCCCATCTCGCTCGGGTGGTACGGCCCCAGCGAGGAGAACCGGCGGCTGATCAAGATCCAGTGCTTCTCCGCGGAGGGCACCGCCAACTTCTACATGCGCCCCATCGAGGGCCTCACCGTGCTGGTGGACATGGACACGAGGGAGGTGGTCCGCATCTCCGACCGCGGCGCCGGCATCCCCATCCCGCCCGCCGCCAACACCGACTACCGGTACTCCCGCCACATGCAAGACGAAGGCGACGACCAGCAGACAGCGGGGTTCCAGAAGGTGCGGGCGCCGTCGATGGAACCGGGGCCGTCGTCAGGGCCGCGGGTGGAGCTGGTGGACGGCCACACGGTGCGGTGGGGCGGGTGGGAGTTCCACCTCAAGGCGGACGCGCGCGCCGGCATGGTGGTGTCGCGCGCACGGGTGCAGGACCCCGGCACGGGCGCGCACCGGGAGGTGCTGTACAAGGGCATGGCGTCGGAGCTGTTCGTACCGTACATGGACCCCACCGAGGCGTGGTACTTCAAGACGTACATGGACGCCGGCGAGTACGGCTTCGGCCTGCAGGCCATGCCGCTGGTGCCGCTCAACGACTGCCCGCGCCACGCGCGCTACCTGGACGGCGTGTTCGTGGCCGCCGACGGACGGCCCTACGTGCGCGAGAAGATGATCTGCGTCTTCGAGCGGTACGCCGGTGAGGTCGCGTGGAGACACTCGGAGAGCCCCATCACCGGCTTGGAC ATAAGGGAGTCGCGGCCGAAGGTGACGCTGGTGGCGCGGATGGTTGCGTCCGTGGCCAACTACGACTACATCATGGATTGGGAGTTCCAGATGGACGGTCTCGTCCGCATTAAG GTTGGGCTGAGCGGGATCCTGATGGTGAAGGGCACGTCCTACTCCCACCTGAGCGAGGCCCGCGGGAACGAGGGCGACATGCACGGCACGCTGCTCTCGGAGAACGTGATCGGCGTCATCCACGACCACTACGTGACCTTCCGCCTGGACATGGACGTCGACGGCGCCGACAACTCGTTCGTTCGCGTGGAGATGGCGCGGCAGGAGACGGGCCCCGGCGATGAGTCGCCCCGGAGGAGCTACCTCAGGGCCACCCGCCGCGTGGCGGAGACCGAGAAGGACGCGCGGGTGCGCCTCAGCCTCTACCACCCGGCGGAGTTCCACGTCGTCAACCCCGCCAAGAAGACGCGCGTCGGCAACCCCGTTGGCTACAAGGTCGTCCCTGCCGGCACCGCCGCGAGCTTGCTGGACCCGGAGGATCCGCCGCAGAAGAGGGGTGCTTTCACAAACAATCAG ATATGGGTGACGCCCTACAACAAGAGCGAGGAATGGGCCGGCGGCCTGTTCGTGTACCAGAGCAAAGGGGAGGACACTCTGGATACTTGGTCCGAGAG AGACCGTCCGATCGAGAACAAGGACCTGGTGCTGTGGTACACGCTGGGGTTCCACCACATCCCGTGCCAGGAGGACTTCCCCATCATGCCCACCGTGTCGTCAAGCTTCGACCTCAAGCCAGTCAACTTCTTCGAGAGCAACCCCATCCTCAAGCAGCGCCCGACCAAAGAGGATGATCTGCCCATCTGTACTGCCTCCACCGCCGCGTAG